ACCACGGCTCTCGTTACCGCGGCCGAGCGGCTATCGCTCACCCGCTCACCGTGAGCGTACCCGCGCTGATTGCGGCGATCGCTGCCGCACTCGCGAACGTGTTGGGCGCTGCACTTGTAACTGGTCGACGCGTATGGAGCCCGCGCGATCTCGACATGATGATCGCGTTTTCCGGCGGGTTCATGATATCCGTTGCGGTCGTGGACATGATCCCGGACGCGATTACGACGCACGGTGTGGCCGCGGGCTGGATGGTACTAATCGGATATCTCGCCGTTCATCTGACGCAACACACACTCATACCGCACTTCCACTTTGGCGAGGAAACTCACCACGTCACGCGGGCGGTCGGCATCTCGGCGCTCATCGGCCTCATGCTGCACATGTTGATGGACGGGGTCGCGATCGCGAGTGGGTTCGCAGCTGGATCGACTGTCGGATCGCTCGTAGTTGCTGCGATCATCCTGCACAAGCTGCCCGAGGGATCGACGGTGTCGAGCCTGCTGCTGGCGGCCGGTTTCAATCGGCGCAATGCGCTTGGTGCCGCCGCGCTGCTCGGGCTCGCAACCGTGGTCGGTGCACTGCTGACGGTGAGCTTCGCGCCCCTGTCGGAATATGGCCTCGCGCTGTCCGGTGGTGTAACGGTGTACGTGGCCGCGTCGAATCTGGTCCCCGAGTTCCAGCACAAGCATGGCTGGCGCTTCCCGGTCGCATTCTTTGGTGGGTGCGTGGCGTTCGGCGCGGGACATGCTCTGCTGGCGATGGTCTGACCATGGAGAAGATGCCCAAGCCTCATCGCCGGAAATCCGAGCCGTCGCTGTTCGCGCCTCCGTCGTCCGCGCAACCGCTCGCGGCGCGCATGCGGCCGCGGAGTCTCGACGAATTCGTCGGACAGGAGCATCTGCTCGCTGCCGGCAAGGCGCTGCGTACGGCGATCGAGCGTGGCACCATCGGCTCGATGATCTTCTGGGGCCCGCCCGGAACCGGCAAGACGACGCTCGGCCGTCTCATCGCCCAGTACACGGATTCCGAGTTCGTCCCGTTCTCCGCGGTGACCGAAGGTGTGCCGCGAGTGCGTGAAATCGTTGCAGAGGCCGAGGAGCGCCTGGAGCGGGGACGCGCGACCATTCTGTTCGTGGACGAGATTCATCGTTTCAATCGCGCGCAGCAGGATGCGTTCCTGCCGCATGTGGAGCAGGGTACCATCACGTTGATAGGCGCGACGACCGAGAATCCGTCGTTCGAGGTGAACGGCGCTTTGCTGTCACGAATGCGCGTCTTCGTTCTGGAGTCGCTCACTGAAGGCGACCTCGTCGCGGTCATCGATCGCGCGCTTCACGACGCGGAGCGCGGACTCGGTACGCGAAACATTTCGATTGCGGACGACGCGCGCTCGGTGCTCGCGCGTGAGAGCGACGGCGATGCACGTCGCGCGCTCACCGCACTGGAGGCGTCCGCCACTGACGTGGGGGACGGAGGCGTAATCACGGTCGACACCGTGCGCGACGCGCTGCAGAAACGGTTCGCGCTGCACGACAAGAGCGGCGAGGCGCACTTCAATCTGTTGTCCGCGCTGCACAAGAGTCTTCGCGGAAGCGATCCCAACGCAGCGCTGTACTGGGCCGCACGAATGATCGAAGGCGGCGAGGACCCGATGACGATCTTCCGCCGCTCGATCGCGATGGCTGCGGAAGACATCGGCGTCGCGGATCCGCAGGCTCTGCAACTCGCGGTGGCCGCACGCAACGCGTACCATGTTTTGGGGCCCCCGGAGGGCTACCTTCCGTTGGCCGAGATGCTGGTCTATCTCGCAACCGCCCCCAAATCGAATTCGGCCTACCGCGCGCTCAGCGCAGCGCTGGAAGCCGCTCGCGAAACGCCCGGTGAAGGTCCGCCGATGAACATCCGCAACGCGCCGACAAAGCTCATGAAGGAGCTAGGTTATCACGCAGGCTACAAGTACGCGCACGACAGTGACGATGCGTACATCCCGCAGGAATACCTTCCGGAGAAATTGCGTGGATCAGTCTTCTATCAACCCGGCCCGTTCGGATTCGAGCGCGACATAGCGAAACGTCTCGCCTGGTGGGACGAGTTGAAGAAGAAGGCTCAGGACGGCGAGTAGTGCTTGGTCGGGCGTTTTTCTTCCAACGCCTTGACGATCCGCTCAGCTGCGTGGCCGTCCCAACCCGCGGGGCGCGGTGGTGTCGCCTGTGCAACTGCCGCAAGTGAGTCGGCGTATGCACCCAGTATCCCGCGTGGGGTTAGCGGCCACGGTGCCATGTGGTTGGTACCGTGCGTGATCGTGACGGGCCGCTCGGTCTGTTCGCGCAACGTCACGCACGGAACTCCGAGCGCGGTCGTTTCTTCCTGGATGCCTCCTGAATCGGTGAGCACGCACTGAGCTCCATCGGTCAGGGCGAGCATCTGAGTGTATCCAAGCGGCTCCAGCACTGTGAGCGGCGTCAGCTTGGCACCGAGATGGAAGCGTTCGATGTTCTTGACCGTGCGCGGATGCAGCGGCAGGACCACGGGCAGCGATTCCGCCACGAGCGCAAGACCCTCGAGCACAGCCGCGAGCGCCGTTGGCTCATCTACGTTGGACGGACGATGCAGCGTCGCGGCGACATAATGCCGGCGGCGAAGACCGAGCCGCTCCAGTGTATTCGTCGCACGCGCGACAGGAAGCTGCAACATCAGCGTGTCGATCATCACGTTGCCGACGAAGCGGATGTGGGTCTCAGGAATCCCTTCGGCGATGAGATTCGCCGCGGCATCTTCCGATGGCGTGAGCAGCAAGTCAGCAAGCCGGTCCGTCACCACGCGATTGATTTCTTCCGGCATGCGCCAGTCGTGGCTGCGCAACCCGGCCTCGACGTGCGCGATGTGCGCGTGGGTCTCGGTGCGCACCTTGGATGCGACGAGTGTCGCCGCCATCGTGGAGTTCACGTCACCCACCACGACGACCCACTGCGGGTGTACCTTCATCAGAACCGGCTCGAACGCCTCCATGATCCTGGCGGTCTGCACCGCGTGACTTGCCGTGCCGACGCCGAGATGGAAGTCGGGCGCCTTTATCCCAAGCTCCGTGAAGAAGGTGTCGGACATCGCGGCGTCGTAGTGCTGGCCCGTGTGGACCAGGATCGACTCGTGGCCAGCCGCTTCGAGTGCGCGCAGAATTGGGGCAACCTTCATGAAGTTGGGGCGGGCGCCCGCAACTACGAGAACTTTCATGTGATCAGTTGGCATTATGAGGGGTAAAGCTAGACATCCATGAGGCATTGTCCAACCGGCGGCACTTTCCGTGCAGGAGATAATCGGACCATGAAGAAAACATTTGTGATATCGGCTATAGCGGCGCTTGCCGGATGCGCCACGCTGGGAGTTGGCGGGTTCAAGCAACCCATCGTCAACTTCAACGACCTACAGGTAGAAGGTGTCGGCACCAAGGGAGGAACGGTTGACGTGGTGCTCAGCGTCTACAACCCCAACGGGTACCGGCTGGACGCCACTCAGCTCACCTACAAGCTGCTTGTCGATACGAGTGCCGTGGGCGACGGGGTTTACAACACCAAGTTCACGGTTCAGAGCGGCGATTCCGCGATCGTTCGGCTCCCCGTCCATCTCAGCTACGCCGGCCTGGCTGCCGCAGCGAAGCAGTTGCAGGAGAACGGATCTGTCAACTATCGAGTGATGGGCGACGTGACTGTCGCAACGCCAGTCGGTAACTTCACGAAGCCCTACGACCGGACGGGCCGGTTCTCAACCTTGTCGGGGATAAAGCACTAGAGATTGCCAAAAGAACTGATTGATCTGATCGCCCCGGTCGAGCGTGCGCTCCTGATAGGAGCGCCGCGCAAGGGGCGCAGCGCCAAACACCGGACTGCCGAGCACCTCGAGGAACTGGCGCGTCTCGCGGATACCGCAGGCGCCGAAGTCGTTGGCGAAGTCGTGCAGCAGATCGATCGCCCGAATCCCGCGACATACCTGGGCAAGGGAAAGGTCGAGGAGTTGACGCAGACGATCGCGGACAAGGACGCGACGCTGCTCCTGTTCGACGACGAGCTGAGTCCGTCGCAGGGAAAGAACATCGAGGATATCACGGGCAAACGCGTGATGGACCGCGCCGAGCTGATCCTGGACATTTTCGCGACGCGCGCGCGCAGCGCCGAGGCAAAGATGCAGGTGGAGCTGGCGCAGCTACAGTACATGTTGCCGCGGCTCACACGCATGTGGGCCCACCTCGAGAAATTCCGGGGCGGCATCGGTGTCCGCGGTCCTGGTGAAACGCAGCTGGAGACAGACCGTCGGCTCATCAACCATCGCATCAAGGTCCTTACCCAACGGTTGACGGAAGTTCAGAAGTCGCGCGAGGTGCAGCGTGGCTCGCGCCGAGGCGAATTCCAGGCGAGTCTCGTTGGCTATACCAACGCCGGCAAGTCGTCGATCCTGCGCGCGCTCGCGAGCGACAACAGCATCTTTGTCGAGAACCGGTTGTTCGCGACGCTCGATCCGCTGACTCGTGAGGTCGAGCTTGCTGACGGCGAGGAGATATTGCTTACCGACACGGTCGGATTCGTGCGCAAGCTGCCGCACCAACTGGTCGCGAGCTTTCGTGCGACGCTCGAAGAGGTACTCGAGGCGGACGTGCTGCTGCACGTGATCGACATTTCCGATCCGTTGTGGGAAGAGCACCGCGCCGTGGTCGTCGAGGTGTTGTCCGAGCTTGGCGCGAATCACAAGCCGCTGATCAACGTCTTCAACAAGTCCGACCTGCTTCCACCACTCGTTCTCGAGGCCCTGCGCGAGCGCATTGCCAACCTCATTCCGGACGCGGTATTCGCGAGTGCAGCAACCGAGGGCGGTCTGGATGCGCTCAAGCGTGCTCTGCTGCGACGCCTCCGCGCCGAGCGGCGAGTCGTCGAGCTGCGAGTGCCGTTATCCGATGGCCGCCTGCTCGCCGAGCTGCACCGCAATGGCGACGTGCTGGCGCAGCGGACCGACGGTGATGAGATGATCGTCTCCGTCCGGCTCACACCGGAAGCCCTGGGGCGACTGGGCGATCGCGCCGTCGCAGTGTGACGGCGCGGTAGCCTCCGCGCGCGTCCATCCGGCGGCATAGCCGCTGGACTGAGTGCCCCCGTATTCGCGCAGCTGAGAACGGCGTCGCCGGTAAAGCCGTATAATATCGTCCAACATTTGTACGGTTTCTCTTTCCAGCACAGGCATGACACGGGGACGTTATTCTCTCTCGCTGATCGCAGCCGCGGCGGCGCTGTCGTTCGGTACTCGACAGCTCGACGCACAGCAGAGTCCAGCCACGCCGGCAGAAGCGGCATGGTGGCACCACATAACCGTGATCGCCGCCGACAGCATGCATGGGCGTCGGACCGGAACCGCCGACTATGTGAAGGCCGCGCACTACGTCGCGGATCAGTTTGCGTCGATGGGTCTGGAGCCCGGCGGCACGGACGGATTCTTTCAGACGGTACATCTCTCGGAAGCCCGCATCGTGTCGGAAGGTTCGAGCATCGTGCTGCAAACCGCGAGCAGCACCGACACGCTCCCTCTGAACGTTCAGCTCAAGCCATCGACAGTGTCGGAAGCTGCCGGACCGATGGTCTTCGTGGGTTATGGACTCAATCTGCCCGGCGCACACGACGATCTCGCCGGCGTCGATCTGCACGGCAAGGTCGCCGTATATCTCAACAGGATGCCTCCGGGCCTGGGCGCAACGATGTTCGCGCACGGCCGCGCCTCGCGATGGAGAGAGCTGCAGCGCCTCGGCGCAGTCGCTGGAGTCGCAATCGCGGATGCGCCGCCAGCCGGCCGCGCTCGCCCGGCGCGTCCCGCTGGCCGCCCGGTGACCGGGCTCGCCGAAGATCCGGCGGAACATGGTATTCTGGTGAACGTAGCGGCGGATGACGCCGAGCGAATATTCGCCGGGTCAGGTCACACGTATGCCGAGATGGTCGCGCTCGCCGACGCGAACAGGCCGCTTCCGACGATTCAGCTTCGACCGAGCTTCCACGCCAGACTGCAGATCGAGCGGACTCCCGTCGACGCGCCCAACGTCGTCGGAATCCTGCGAGGGAGCGATCCCAAGCTGCGCGACCAGTATCTGGTGGTCAGCGCGCACCTGGATCACCTGGGAATCGGCCGGCCTGTGAATGGCGACAGCATCTACAACGGCGCGATAGACAACGCGTCAGGCATTGCGACTCTGCTCGAGACCGCGCGAGGATTTCACGACGGGAAGATGCGCGGGCGCCGCTCGGTCATCTTCCTCGCTGTAACCGGCGAGGAAGAAGGCGAGCTCGGCTCCGCGTATTTCGCTCTGCATCCGACAGTGCCTCAGGACCAACTCGTTGCAGATCTGAATACGGACATGTACTTCCCGATCATTCCGTTCACCGGACTCTTCTCGTACGGCTGGGATGAATCCGACCTCGGCAATGACATCATGCCGGTATTGAAGGCACACGGCATTGCCAACCTGGAAGATCCCGAGCCGGAACAGGTTCGATTCATTAGAAGCGACCAGTACAGCTTCATCCAGCGCGGAATTCCATCGCTGGCATTCAAGGTGGGCTACACCACGGGCTCGCCCGAGATGAAAGTCGTGACGGATTGGGTGGCCAATCGCTATCACAAGCCGTCCGACGATCTCGCGCAACCAGTCGATTTTAAAACTGCCGTTTCGTTCGACTCGCTTTACTTCGACATCGTGCGCGCGGTAGCGGATCGCGAGACGCGGCCCGAGTGGTACAAGCAGAGCGTGTTCGCCTCGATTCCACGGGCAGGACCGTAGGCCGCGGGGACGCCGGAACGATAAGTACGCGTTCCATTTCAAATCGCAGCCGACCACATCGTTACCGACAACAGCCACACAGGAACCGTTACCACGATATGACTCTGCTCGTCGAGTATCGATGGGTGTAGCACGAGCTCTTGCCTTGATTGCGGGATTCCAGACAGCGCTGATCAGCTGTGCTGGAAGTGCAATCTCACCGCGCGATGCAGTGGTCGTCGCCGTCTCGAGCCAGTCGGGCGGGCGCGTCGCGCTGCGTACCGACTCCGTGGCTTGCGGCTCGGGCGCGGCAGCTTCCGATAGCGCCGCACTGCGCGCTGTCCTGCATGCGGTCGCGAGAAATGAGCGACGGCAATTCGCTCCGCGCTGGCGTGAAGACCCGGGCCAGGCGGTAACCGTCAGAATCGATGCGCCGACGTCGCTGGCAGGATGGAATCCCGCCTTTCGAACCGAAGTTGCCGCAGCACTTCAGGCCTGGGCGATCGCAGGCTCGCCGGTCAGGTTCGCGCTCGTCGATGGGAATGCCGACGCCAACGTGCGCATTCACTGGATCGACAGGTTCGACGCGCACTACGAGGGCTGGACCACGGTCTCGTGGGATGACCGGGGCCGGCTCATCAGTGGCGACGTAACCCTGGCCCTTCACAGTCCGCAAGGACAGCTGCTGACGCCCGACGAGCGCGCTCAGGTTGCAATGCACGAGGTCGGGCACGTCCTTGGACTCAGCCACAGCAGCAGCCCAGGCTCGATAATGTCTCCGACGGTCCGCGTGAAGACCATCGGAGCTGTGGACATCGAGGCGCTTCAGTCGCTGTACACAACGCCCGACGGGTCGTCGGTTGGGCAGAACATGGCGCAGGGCGGCGCTTCGCCCGACCGGTGTCCG
The window above is part of the Gemmatimonadota bacterium genome. Proteins encoded here:
- the hflX gene encoding GTPase HflX; translated protein: MPKELIDLIAPVERALLIGAPRKGRSAKHRTAEHLEELARLADTAGAEVVGEVVQQIDRPNPATYLGKGKVEELTQTIADKDATLLLFDDELSPSQGKNIEDITGKRVMDRAELILDIFATRARSAEAKMQVELAQLQYMLPRLTRMWAHLEKFRGGIGVRGPGETQLETDRRLINHRIKVLTQRLTEVQKSREVQRGSRRGEFQASLVGYTNAGKSSILRALASDNSIFVENRLFATLDPLTREVELADGEEILLTDTVGFVRKLPHQLVASFRATLEEVLEADVLLHVIDISDPLWEEHRAVVVEVLSELGANHKPLINVFNKSDLLPPLVLEALRERIANLIPDAVFASAATEGGLDALKRALLRRLRAERRVVELRVPLSDGRLLAELHRNGDVLAQRTDGDEMIVSVRLTPEALGRLGDRAVAV
- a CDS encoding ZIP family metal transporter, translated to MSVPALIAAIAAALANVLGAALVTGRRVWSPRDLDMMIAFSGGFMISVAVVDMIPDAITTHGVAAGWMVLIGYLAVHLTQHTLIPHFHFGEETHHVTRAVGISALIGLMLHMLMDGVAIASGFAAGSTVGSLVVAAIILHKLPEGSTVSSLLLAAGFNRRNALGAAALLGLATVVGALLTVSFAPLSEYGLALSGGVTVYVAASNLVPEFQHKHGWRFPVAFFGGCVAFGAGHALLAMV
- a CDS encoding matrixin family metalloprotease, with protein sequence MGVARALALIAGFQTALISCAGSAISPRDAVVVAVSSQSGGRVALRTDSVACGSGAAASDSAALRAVLHAVARNERRQFAPRWREDPGQAVTVRIDAPTSLAGWNPAFRTEVAAALQAWAIAGSPVRFALVDGNADANVRIHWIDRFDAHYEGWTTVSWDDRGRLISGDVTLALHSPQGQLLTPDERAQVAMHEVGHVLGLSHSSSPGSIMSPTVRVKTIGAVDIEALQSLYTTPDGSSVGQNMAQGGASPDRCPEPKP
- a CDS encoding M28 family peptidase, which gives rise to MTRGRYSLSLIAAAAALSFGTRQLDAQQSPATPAEAAWWHHITVIAADSMHGRRTGTADYVKAAHYVADQFASMGLEPGGTDGFFQTVHLSEARIVSEGSSIVLQTASSTDTLPLNVQLKPSTVSEAAGPMVFVGYGLNLPGAHDDLAGVDLHGKVAVYLNRMPPGLGATMFAHGRASRWRELQRLGAVAGVAIADAPPAGRARPARPAGRPVTGLAEDPAEHGILVNVAADDAERIFAGSGHTYAEMVALADANRPLPTIQLRPSFHARLQIERTPVDAPNVVGILRGSDPKLRDQYLVVSAHLDHLGIGRPVNGDSIYNGAIDNASGIATLLETARGFHDGKMRGRRSVIFLAVTGEEEGELGSAYFALHPTVPQDQLVADLNTDMYFPIIPFTGLFSYGWDESDLGNDIMPVLKAHGIANLEDPEPEQVRFIRSDQYSFIQRGIPSLAFKVGYTTGSPEMKVVTDWVANRYHKPSDDLAQPVDFKTAVSFDSLYFDIVRAVADRETRPEWYKQSVFASIPRAGP
- a CDS encoding replication-associated recombination protein A, giving the protein MPKPHRRKSEPSLFAPPSSAQPLAARMRPRSLDEFVGQEHLLAAGKALRTAIERGTIGSMIFWGPPGTGKTTLGRLIAQYTDSEFVPFSAVTEGVPRVREIVAEAEERLERGRATILFVDEIHRFNRAQQDAFLPHVEQGTITLIGATTENPSFEVNGALLSRMRVFVLESLTEGDLVAVIDRALHDAERGLGTRNISIADDARSVLARESDGDARRALTALEASATDVGDGGVITVDTVRDALQKRFALHDKSGEAHFNLLSALHKSLRGSDPNAALYWAARMIEGGEDPMTIFRRSIAMAAEDIGVADPQALQLAVAARNAYHVLGPPEGYLPLAEMLVYLATAPKSNSAYRALSAALEAARETPGEGPPMNIRNAPTKLMKELGYHAGYKYAHDSDDAYIPQEYLPEKLRGSVFYQPGPFGFERDIAKRLAWWDELKKKAQDGE
- a CDS encoding LEA type 2 family protein; its protein translation is MKKTFVISAIAALAGCATLGVGGFKQPIVNFNDLQVEGVGTKGGTVDVVLSVYNPNGYRLDATQLTYKLLVDTSAVGDGVYNTKFTVQSGDSAIVRLPVHLSYAGLAAAAKQLQENGSVNYRVMGDVTVATPVGNFTKPYDRTGRFSTLSGIKH
- the wecB gene encoding UDP-N-acetylglucosamine 2-epimerase (non-hydrolyzing), with translation MKVLVVAGARPNFMKVAPILRALEAAGHESILVHTGQHYDAAMSDTFFTELGIKAPDFHLGVGTASHAVQTARIMEAFEPVLMKVHPQWVVVVGDVNSTMAATLVASKVRTETHAHIAHVEAGLRSHDWRMPEEINRVVTDRLADLLLTPSEDAAANLIAEGIPETHIRFVGNVMIDTLMLQLPVARATNTLERLGLRRRHYVAATLHRPSNVDEPTALAAVLEGLALVAESLPVVLPLHPRTVKNIERFHLGAKLTPLTVLEPLGYTQMLALTDGAQCVLTDSGGIQEETTALGVPCVTLREQTERPVTITHGTNHMAPWPLTPRGILGAYADSLAAVAQATPPRPAGWDGHAAERIVKALEEKRPTKHYSPS